Genomic DNA from Panthera uncia isolate 11264 chromosome E3, Puncia_PCG_1.0, whole genome shotgun sequence:
TTTTGCTAGTTTTGCTGGTGTTGACCCGGGGAGTCTGGGCGGCTCCCAGGGACCGCCCTCGTGGTGCTGCTGAAGTCCCGCCGCGGTCAGGTGGAGATCGCGATTCCGGCTCGGAAATGAACGCATGCATGATGCCTTTGCTGTGTGTGCCCTCTGCTGGTACCGTGTGAGCAGACACACATCGAAATGGAGGCTCTCTCATGCCACGGCTGGTGGGCTGGTGAGGACGGGGTTTTCACCTCCCAGGGTGGTGATACTACAGAGCAGTGACTGGCAACCCAGGCTACAGGTAAGAATCGCCCTGACAATGGCAACTGCTGGTCGTGGGCCTGggcagcaatatttttaaaaagctccccaggtgattctgcaCACGGAACCAGAGCTGAGAATGTATTCtttaaggggggggggaaatTGGCCAGGGAACACAGAGTCCACAGAGGCAGGAGTTACTCTGGTGTTTTCTGTCTACTAGAGTCTGTTTCAGAAATAgactgaaatagactaaaattcCAGCCTGGCTGCATTTCAGAATTGGCTTCGAGACtgtcaaaaatacagattctggggACCCACCCCTGACATAACTAAAATCTCTGGGGGTGACGTTCACTCAGGTTAATAGCTTAGAACTAGACCGACACCAGGGACTATTTGAGTTAATTCTTATCTTTAATGAGGTCAAAGTCAAATCGTTAATACCGCCTGAGACATTTTATAGGCAAAGACTGTCTTTGGGGAAAGGGGTTCACAGTCTTTGAAGGAGCTGGTAAGCGGGTGAGGGAACAGTATGGAAGGAAACCAAGAGCTACATGTAATTGCTATGTAACTGACTCTTCTCTATACAAGTGAATCTTCACTAACAACTTCTTGAGCATAAAGAACACCtgttatacagagaaagaggggaggggaggggaggggaggggaggggagggagagggggggagagagcacacatgcgcaAGAGTGCTCTATACAGACATTGGGGAGAAAGGTTTCCAGACAGGGAACTGCCaatgcaaagaccctgaggctgGAGCATCCTTGATTACTGAAGGGACAGCAAACTGGATATGACTGGCAGTGGTTGAAGACAGAGCTGTGGATAAGACACAGCTGGGGACAGGGGTGGACCCAGACCACGTTAGACTTGTAGGCCACGGTGAGCACTTCAGTTTTTACCGCAATGccgtggtttgtttgtttgtttattatcgCTGGCTGCTGTGAGAACAGGCTCTAGATGGGTAAGGATAATAGAAGCAGCAGGCTGCAACAACCCAGGGAACATACGAGGGCAGTGTGGATCAGAATGGCAGGAGGTGGACAGGGTGAGAGGTGGTCAGCTTCTGGTTGTAGTTTTAAAATAGAGTCAGCATTGGGGTGTCTGGGGTTAAACATCCaccttcacctcaggtcacgatctcacagtctgtgagttcgagccccgcgtcgggctctgtgctgccagctcagagcctggagcctgcttcggattttgtgtctccctctctgcccctccccccgctcatgctcggtctctctctgtcaaaaataagtaaacattaaaaaaaagttgtttaaagtCGCATGAAACAAGTCAATGGAACCACATGCCATTTACCTTGAAGAAAGAGGCCCCAGGGACGCCCAGGCCCACACCCAGACCCTGGGTCACTGCTCAGTGGGGGTTCTCCTGTGTGCAGAGCCGTTGTGTCTGGGAAAACCATAGATATGCCCAGGCAGTGGGTGCCCAGTGTCCCCAAACATCTGAGGGACACAACCACACACTCCCCAGACTTCAGTCTCCAACCACAGGAATGAATTCACACCAGCTGGCATTTAATAGAGAATTCAAATCCATGATCCTACCACCTTTCATTTGCATCTTTAACTAAAACTGAACACAAATTAAACAGTGctgttttcagggcacctgggtggctcagtcggttgagcatcaggcttttgattttggctccaggtcatgatctcatggttcatgaaatcgagccccacgatgggctctgcaatgacagtgcagagcctgcttgggattctctctttccctccctctctgctcctcccttgctcacactaagtaaataaattttaaaaagaaaataaaaagtgaaggaCCAACCACATCCACCCGGTGGAATATTTTGcaatttctgaatttgtttttgcAAAAAGAGTATGAtttgaatgaggggcgcctggctggctcagtcagtagagcgtgcgactcttgatcttggggagttcgagccccacgatgggtgtgGAGTcgacttcaaaaaaataaaggacacctaggtggttcaatcggttaagcatctgacgtcagctcaggtcacgatctcatggcttgtgagtccaagccccacatcaggctgtctgctgtagGCAcggagctcacttcagatcctctgtccacctctttctgcccttcccctgctcgcttgtgcactctctcgtgctctctctctctcaaaataaagatttaaaaatatttaaaaaaataaatacacaaattaaaaaaaaatttttttaaggaggatttggggctcctgggtggctcagtcagttaagcacctgactttggctcgggtcattatctcgcggtctgtgagtctgagccccgtgtcaggctctatgctgacagctcagagcccagagcctgcttcggattctttgtctcccgctctctctcccgTTACccactcacacttggtctctctctccttcaaaaataaataactttccccagttttactgagatagaattgacatataacatcgtATCAGCTTagggtatacaacataatgatttatgCACGTATATATCACAAAATGATTATGACAAGGTCAGTTAACATCAGGCATCTCACATAGTaatgaggtattttttttcttgtgagagaatatttttaatgtgtttacaaGTAAGATAGCTATGttacatgaagcaaaaaaaaaaaaccaattccaGGTACAGGATAacatctatgtttttaaaaagcctgcaAGCACGGTAAGATACCACCTCCTGCCCAtcaggaggatgtggagaagccaGAACCCTCGTGCACGGCTGAGACGGGTAAAAAAAGGCATGGCGGCTGTGGGAAAGTTcggcggttcctcaaaaacttgCACACAGTCACCGTAAGATCCAATATTTCCACCTGTCCGCCTGTCGgcatccaggagccccaaaagaaGCGACAGCAGGGACTCGTGCGCCAAATCTGACAGCAGCACTGTTcccaacagccaaaaggtggaaactatcaaaatgtccatcaacagacagaTAAGCAAACTGTGGTCTCTACTGTGGTTATCCAGCCACGAAAAGCAATGAGGCTCTCACACAGGCTACAGCATGGATGCATGTTGGAAACATCACGccaggtgaaagaagccagacacaaaaccaCAGTGGGCGATTCCGTTTACGTGGAATGtccagaaaaagcaaattcacagaaacagaaagcagatgagtggttACGAGGCCGGAGGCAGGGGGAGATGGGGAATGAccatttaatgggtacagagtttctccttgggatgatgaaaacgttctggaaaTGAGCAGATGTGATGGCTGCACAACGTTGTAGGCGTCCTTAATACCACTGAAGTGTACATTCAAAAATGGCTGAAGGAATACATTTACATGATGTGTGTTTTAACACAATAAAAGACTGGAAGTCCCCACAATAAAGCATCTAGTCACTGACTTCTGAGTGGTGGAACTGTTGACGatcacctcttccttcctctttattttgcTACAGACTGAAACAAACATCTATTACTAACCACTAATCGTGCACACAACTAGCTTTAGCTTATAAAAGAACGCACCAGAACACAGCTCGCCTGGTTTTATCCACCAGAGCCTTCGGACAGGAGGGCCCCAGGCCACAACCTTGGCAAAGGGATGCTGCGCTCGCCTGGCCAGCACCCTCCGCCGCCGTCACACGACCCGCCTCTACCTGGGCTTCTTCCCGTCCTTCCCTGCTGCTGAGGCCCCGATGGGGGCGGCACAGGCCTCGGGTAAGCCCTACTCACCTTTGTACTGACCTTGACATTTACCGTTTATTTTCACACCCATGCCAGGAGACAGgatttttccctttctcagaTGTGAAAACCAGGGTTGAGAGACACGGGGACTCCAGGACAGGCAGTCGAGAACTGACAGCACCCGCGTCTGCTCAAGCCACGTCCTGAGCTTGCTCTGCCTCACCTCCCTGACTTCCGATTTCGCGGCACTGCCCTGCCTGAGTGAACCGGACACAGCTTCCTCCGAGAACCAGCTGTGAACTTCTGGCCGTTATCTGACTAAATGTCACACAAATGCAGTATGGATTGGTACCAAGGGCCTCTTTCCAAAACGCGATCACTAGCTTCTGTCTTAGGACTCTGTACATCCCAAAAGACGGGTGCCCAGAGGCCCTGCCGAAGTCTTCAGGTGCCCGATCCCCTGTTTCATCCTCGGCCTTCCTGCTGGAGACCCAGCTCCCAATTCACTTGAGGGAGTCCAGCGTCCCAAACACCTGCGCGAAACGCTCTCTGTCCACGATGCGTCCGTAGCGAAGGGTGAGGTAGAAGGTCTCCTTCCCACTGTACTGCTGGATACGCACAAACAGCTCCTGGGCCCGGTCCTTGGTTTCCGTCATGGGGATCACGTCAGCCACGGGGCAGTCCGTGTCCTGCCGCCGGCCCCAGAAGGTCAGGTGCGCCACCCGCAGCACAGTGCCCGCCTCGTTCACATACAGGATGCCCACCAGCCTCCGGAAGAAATAGCTCATCCAGCAGAGCATGGCCAGGGCAAAGCCAGCCACCCCGCCCGCGACACACAGGGAGTCGAGCGTCACGAAGCCCTGCGAGTACCAGTAGCAGCCAGGCGGGAGGGCCAGCACCGTGAGGGCCGTCTGTGCCACCTTCAGCCGAGACAAGTACCCGAAGGCTCTGATGGCGTCAAACCGGTAGACCATCTGGAAGTTCTCTGTCTCCACGCCTGCCGCTTTCTCCTTCAGGGCGGGGCACCcgctccccacccacctccccggATCCCGGCCGGTGACTGTGCGGCACCACAGCCCGCAGACAGGCCTTCTCCacagggccgggccgggccgccgAAGCACAGCGCGGAGGAGGGCAGcctggaagggagaaaggagaccaCTGCTCTCAGGGAACTCAGCCGTGCTGATCACACGACGAACATTTGCGGAGCATCTCACCCACAAGCTCCCGCCAACCCTGCGAGGTTGCCTTTACTGCCAGAGacggagggacagagaaagccaAATGCTTTAAGTCACGGGATCTTCATACAAGCAGTGCAAGACAGGCGCTCCCTGTGGTTGACCCTTGAAAAATGGAGGCGTGAGGGACGGCCACCCCCATGCAGTCAAGAATCCACATGTAGcttttgactcctcaaaaacctaactactaatagcctacggCTGACCAGGACCTAAACCGAtaagtcgattaacacatattttgtatattacatgTATCATACGCCGTATCCTTACAGCAAAGTCAGCTAGAAAAAAGAACGAGATTACGAAAACcgtaagagaaaacacatttacggAGCTGTACTGTATTATCCAGACCATTCAGTTTACGTTGTTCACAAGATGAATCATCTGTCAGTACATAAATCGATAACTGCCTTACAGGATACAAAACATCAACAGGTGTTTTGTTACCTGCCAACACTagacacaaaaatagaaagataataaGGGAGAtgcctatttatttataagtaggATGATTCAAGGATTGATAACAAAGACGCACTAGTAGGATCCTTTGATGGTGGCCTAGTGTAACCCTGTGTAACCATACGGCTGTTTCACAGGGGCCTCGCCTATACACTAAGGAATGAATGGTTAGAAAGTTTTCGTGGCCTACCGTGTCCCAGTTGGATTCATAATACACACTACCggaaacactattttttaaaaaaccacttagCTGTGACGATATACTGATATGCCGTCTCTCCAGTTAGGAGAGGGGGGCATACTGGACCCCAACGTAACTCTTTGAGAGCAACGTGACAAAACAATAAGACAcatcattaattttatattaaattatcacCCACCTTATGCCTCTAAGGACAGGCCATCCATTTGCGGGTGAATCTTGCATATGACGTCCTGCCCAATGAATACCCAGGCGATGATGCAGTCCTACACAGTTCCTGCCGTACAGTTACCAGACTTTCACACGGAGACActcgcgcgcacacacacacacacacacacacacacacacacacaacaggtcAGTTTAACCGTACGGCATGACGACTATTTAGTATTCATTACGTGGAAGGGGTCTTTGTCCTCGTCATCTTTACGCTGAGCAGGCTGCGGGCGAGGCAGAGGACAGGCTGGTCTAGCCGTCTCAGGGGAGGCGGAGGCAGAGCTagaggaggtggaagaggaggcAAGAGGGGCAGGCACACCCGGTGTAACTTCACGGACACACCTTGTAACTTCCGTTTGacttctctgccttttcctctctccGAAAATGTTTCTATAGGGTACCAGCCCTTCTTCCACCACTTGCTTTAGTCTCAGTGCCCGTATCACAGAAGGGTCCATGTTGTGAAAGAAGTCAAAAGCCGTCTTGAATAATCGAAACCCTTCTGCCAGGTTGTCTAACGTCAACTTGTTTTCTGGCGCCGCTTCTCACGCATCTTCATCCGGCACCGGTCCGGAAACTCTCGCCTCCGCCGACTCACCCTCTGTTAACTCCTCTGGTGCGGTGACTCTGGGCGCCTGAGGTGGCAACTCATCTACTGCCTCTTGGGCGGGGGAAGCTGCTTCCCCTGCTATGTTGACATTTTTTAAGCCAAACCTCTTTCTGAAATTATCAAACCATCCTTTGCTGGCACTAAATTCTCCAGCCTTGGATCCTTCACCTTCCTTTTGCTGTAAGTGGTCATACAATGACTTTGCTTTTTCTCGAATCGTGTTAGAGTCTATAGGTATGCCTTTCCTATAGCGATCCTGCACCCACGTAAAAGCTGCATTTTCAATACGAGATAAAAAGCTGTCTCGCAGAAAGTGCAATGTGCTCGCGCCTGCTGGCGTAGCTGCCGCCACAGCCTCAcggatttccttttccttttttacaatGGTCCTTATGCTGGATTCATTCATCTTGAAATGACGGGCCACTGCAGTCGCAGACCTTAATCTACGGTACATGTCAAGCAATTCgactttttcttgtaatgtcgtgacctttctctgcctcttgggAGCGCTTCCAGAATCACCAGTGGTGTTTCGTATGGGTCCCGTGGTGTTATTCAAGGTTTACAGTATTGCACTAAACATGATGAAAAATATGCAAGAACCACGGGATCACTTTTTACAGCCATTTGAAATTTACGAGTGACGAACTGATCTCTCGGAGATTAGCAACACACAGTTTTAAGCTTGGAAATCACAACACTTGAGATCCCCACAGCAAGAGGAGGTGGCTATGATATTCTTACAGTCGTAGAGTATGTACTGCAGTTAATTTTATGGAGTTATTTAATACTGcatctttgtttccatttctctcaacTATGAACGATGCCATGTACAGTCTGTACATTTTGATAAACCTTTTTGTAACAAACTTGTGTATTATACTTCATGGAAGTAAATGATAAATTAGcatctacatatattttatgcattcatgatacatctcttttttttttttttcccagtattcCTAGGCTATGCAGTTCATCTGCTGGTTTTCTCAAATTGGAGCAAATCTCCAAAAAAAACTTcacaacatatatatttttttaaatctgcgaAGAAGTGggcccacacagttcaaacccgcattgttcaagggtcaactgtactttacCACGGAGAAAACTAAACCCAGAGAAGGCTAGAAACATACCCAAAGACACACACCCGGTGAGTGTGGCAGAGTCTGACCCCCAAACTGGTCCTATTTCCTTCAGGGAGTTCAAAGAGGTACAAGAAAGGCGACACAGCCTCCATTCATTCAGCACGTATCTAGGGACGACCAACTCTGGGCTGGGCACTGAAGATGTAAGGCTATATGAACGTTTTCCCCAGCAGGAAGCCAAACAACAAATGTCCAAATGGGTAACAAATCTCTGCGATACTTACCATAATAACTTCCCCATTCTGTCAGGTTAAAGCACCATCTTCGGTGCTGAAGGGAACCGCTGATTTCTTAGCcctgtttgggggaggggggaagaccAAAGCAGGCGGGGATGGGAGGCGCCAACCCACAGCACAAGGTTTTTATTAGGTGCGCCGTTCTACACCCTGAGTAGGGCAGCGACAGATGCTTTGGACTTGGGGGCCAGTCACTAGCTGTAGCTCCTTGTGtaagttacttcacttctctgggcctcggtttcttcCCCTTTCACAATGGGGGTTCACAACATACCACAAGAGATCATAGTTTCAAAGCTCTCAAATGCATTCAATGGACCCCAGGTTTGTGATGATCGGAGAGTGCCCTGTCGGCCCACGTGGCCCGGGCGTAGAAAGGCGCGGCACAGCAAGCCTTAACCCACGCCGGAGCTCCCTCCCGCGGATCCTCCAAATCAGAACCCCAGAAATCCGCCTGCCTGCCTAACCTTGACCACGACCCCCAAGGCGCTTCACCTCCCGTACTTCCCCTCACCCGCCTCCTTACCATCGCGCGGATACCTGCCGCCGGAAGTGATTTCCCCCGCCCCCGGAACCTCTAAGAGCGCCTGCTCGGCCGTAGGAGGTCGGCGTGTGGGCGCATTGCATTCTGGGATTTGTGGTTCCTAAAGACCAACTGACTCTAGTCCCAGACACGTGGGAATGGATCCTCCTTCTCCCAGCGTGCCCTGTGGCACGGGGGCCGAGCCCGGAAGTTCCGGGCCGAGTTCCTGGTTGCCAACGAGTCTCATCAAGTGCGGCTGGAAACGGGGGACATGGCGGCGTCTGGCCCGGCGCTATGCCTCTTCGACGTGGACGGGACCCTGACCGCCCCGCGACAGGTAGGCGGCACCCGGCCGGCTGGCGGCAGCGGGTGCAGAGCCGCCTGCTGCTCACATTTGGGGCCGACGGCCGCCCAGGGTGGGGGTCGAGGGGCGGCTGAGGGCCGCCTACCTCCTCGGCAAGGCTGAACTCGGTTCTGGGTGCCTTCCAGGGGTGAAACGGAAACTCGAAACACATCCCCAAGACCTCAGGGTGCTCGGAGAGATGAGACGGGCTGAAAACCCTTGAAAGCAAACAACGTGTATGGGGTTGGAAAACGCAGTTTTGGACTCTCACCGCATGCCCTGAATTTGAACCCCAACTCAGCCCTCTTACCAGCTATGTTCCCTCCTCAGTCCTGTCACCTATGAGCTGCATCTTGCAACCTAATAGGAAAAACATAGGTTTCCAGGTCAAACAGACCTAATAGAGTCTCAACTTCACTCTGTTGACAGCTGTCTGACCTAGAGCAAATCACTGAACCCCtgagtggtttttttgtttgtttgtttttgtttgttttttatttgttaatttttaatttacatccaagttagcatatagtgcaacaatgatttcaggagtagattccttaatgcccttacctatttagcccatccgcctgccacaacccctccagtaaccctctgtttgttctccatattgaagagtcttttatgttttgtccccctccatgttccCGAAATCCCacatccctccccttcccttgtGTTTATCACTTCTGTGtcttaagtcctcatatgaatgaagtcatatgatatttgtctttatctgactgtcaaattttgcttttccgcttagcataataccctcaagttccatccacgtagtggcaaatgacaagatttcattc
This window encodes:
- the TMEM186 gene encoding transmembrane protein 186; this translates as MPQPRRVGGSLWVRCSANVRRVISTAEFPESSGLLSPFQAALLRAVLRRPGPALWRRPVCGLWCRTVTGRDPGRWVGSGCPALKEKAAGVETENFQMVYRFDAIRAFGYLSRLKVAQTALTVLALPPGCYWYSQGFVTLDSLCVAGGVAGFALAMLCWMSYFFRRLVGILYVNEAGTVLRVAHLTFWGRRQDTDCPVADVIPMTETKDRAQELFVRIQQYSGKETFYLTLRYGRIVDRERFAQVFGTLDSLK